The Setaria viridis chromosome 6, Setaria_viridis_v4.0, whole genome shotgun sequence genome includes the window CAATCAGATTAATTTGCCAAACACCAATTTTTCTAGGATGGGCATCAGGCTTACTCCTACTGTAAATTGTGCATAAATCTGGAATATGCAGGCAGAGAATGAAGTCGTGGGATTGGAGCTTCAGAAACAACTTGAAGCTGCTGGTAACATGCTTCTCACTGTTCTGAGTTCCTGCACCTCCGTGAATTTCTTAGCAAGGTGTGAGTGATTGCTGATACGATACATCTTGCTGCTGTTACAGAACTGGAGTTGAAGCAGGTTGAGGTCTTGTTTAATGAAGCGACAGACAATTGTATAAATTTGAAGAAGCCAGAATAGTATGCATGTAAGTTTGGATGGATTCTCAttcgcaatttttttttctttttggttccTGACAGTCACTGCTTGGGTTTCAGTATGAATTATTTTTGGCAGTAGGAAGCGTTTGCCACCCAAAAATCTATACATACGCTCTTATTCTCCACATGGCCACTCCATAGGTCATGACAGCTTTTAGGAAAATATCTTCCATGTGATGTTTAGCACTACCATTTCTAGGTGCACAAAGCAAATAACCAAAAATCCATAGGCTTGAAAGAGAACCAATTTATTGAAGCTCTTGGCTATTGTTGATCTTAATCTCAAATTTTCCATGTGTCACTATTTATTCTGTTCTGTTGATGTCTGCCATAATAGGCTTGCTGAAAGCAAATTATTCTCATGAATGGATGAAGGTGGAGACATGAATGCGAGGAGCATAACCTTTATTCTGTCTTTTCGAATTCTGTACTGGATAGATATGTAAACATTAATGCCAATTCTATCTCGTCAACTTTTGTGTGCTGTTATTCCAAAAGCACCTACTGAATTAGGAATTAACGCATCGTATGCTTGTTGGACTTGTCTGGCCTTTTATGAGCTGTTGTGTGTTGTGCTGGTATTCTTGTGGATGGATGTGGTCCTTATTGGTTGCCTCCATttgtgatgattttttttacataCTCCACCTGCTTCAACTCCATTACTGCTGTTCTTAAGGCCTACAACTGAAATCCGGCCCCTTTGACGGAATGAAATAGTGTTGTGAAAGAAGCATATGATTATCTCTAAAGGTTACTTGGACATAAAAGCCAACATTGGGAGCCTTTAGAGATTACATAGACATCGAAGCTAACATTGAGAGAAATTCTAGCATGTCTGATGCTGCAAGACATGAACAAACTAAAAGCGGCCATTCATCATCCTAAATTCTTATTTGGTCGGATTCCGTGCTCAGCTGCGCCGCATTCCTCCCAGCTCAAGCGTATTTGCAGGTGCCAAGACCTGCAAGAATGCCAGCCACCATGTCAACCCCAATCAGTTCACAAGCAGTGATACTCACACTCACAGCAAGGTAACACTCCATTCTGTGCTTACTGGGGTCGGTGATGGTGATGAGGCCGGTGCCGTTGAAGAAGCAGTTCCAGGAGTTCCTCCCCCGGGCCTGGTAGTAGGCGTTCATCGCCACCGACGCCCGCGACAGCAGGCTGTCGGGGCGGGTGCAGCCGCCTGTGCCCTGGATGGCGCCGCAGTCGCTCTCCGAGCAGGCAAAGTCCAGGTTATCCTGCAGAGCCGCCACCTCTGATGACGGCTTGGCGACGCACCAGGTCTTGGACGCCTGAGAAGCAGGTAACAGCAGGAAAGGAAGATCATGCTGGTTTAGGTGTTTCAGATCATCAGGAGATGATTTGCCTACCTTTCTGTGACTCTGCCGTAACGGTTGTGCAACTGCTTCTGCCGATGCTGATGCTGCTGAAGGCAAATTTGTCAGAAGCAGATAAAATTTGTTGATTTCGAGCGCAATTTCGTTGTGCGAAAGGATGAGATCTTGAGTGAAGTCGGAAGAGATGTTACCGTCATTGCAAAGCAACGATAGTGTGAGGGCAACACAGAAGGCGAGCAATGTGACGTTGGACGATGCCATTTCTTGTGTTTTCTGGATCAGAGAATGCTACAAACCTATTGGTGTATACAATTCTGGTGCGACAGCAAAGTAGAAACAAAGGAGATTTTTTGCAGATGATTTGCTGACGAGGTGGTTTTGGACTGGCAAAATTTATagggaggaggacggggagcaACTGAAACAGAGGAGAAGCACAAAGGGCGTGAGCAGCAGAAACGGTTGCTATCAACGCGATTTATGGCCACATTTACTGGGATAGTAACGGCTGTGTCCGTTGCAACATTGCCACACTTTTTAGTATTCCATGATCAGAATGATTTCCTCATCTTCAGTTGACGTGGAAATACTGCCTCTCAGCAACAGGTTGATTCTGAGAATCGTAGAAATTTAATAGTGCCTGGCAATATTTCAGAACAAAATAATCTCGGAAACTAGACAAATATTTTGGGGGTTTTGTCCTTTTTCCCCAAAACAAATTAGACATCGAAACTTAGAAATCAcatgtaaaaaaaagaaagggaaaatcGCGGAGAGGTAGAAGTCACATAGGCTTTTTGCTCTTTCAGGAACAAATAATCCATGACAAAAAATTGAAATTTAAGGGGCTTGGCTCCTTAAGAACAGATTGATCATGAGGAACCTAGTCgattttttcccccaaaattTGTGTGTGCCATGTTTTTCCCCATGAAATTATAATGGTTTTGTGGGTGATTTGGACCATGTGACGGCTTGACGCATTTTGACAATCAGCCCGTGCGCATTTTAGCGCATGTATTTTTAGAACAAAAACATATTAGCAGATTTTGCTTGCTTCTGTTGGCATCGCAACATCAGCAATTTGTCCTGTTGTATTTCCTTTATTTTTGCTGGCAATACAAGTAAGAATTACGTACCCAATTGAACCTTCTGTATATCTTCCCCCACACATATTACAGATTAACATGGcataaacaaaaacaaatagAATAGCTCACAAACTACTAAAAACTTCCTCACAAATGAAACATTGGTTCATCCAAATTCGAGACGAAGAGGACCTGAACTTGACTCCTTTCTTACACATTTGACACTCTGTACATGATCACAGTATGTTCTGTTTTATGGCGATTGAGCTATGTTTTTCAATGGCAATTTAAGTTATGTTTTAGCACAGCCTATTCATCCTGAATATAGCCTCAACTTCGACCGTATCGGCTGCCGACATATCGGGCATCTGGTGAGGCTCTCCCCACATTCCCTGCAACACTGTTGTTTGCACAAAATCCAAAAGAACCAGAACATAAGTAACCATATTTTCGGATTTGGTTGCATCACATTGTTATGAACCAGAGAGTCTGAATTTGCCCTCACCATGTGGCCACAGCCAAATGCTAGATCCTTGGCATTGGTCAGGCAGATTGGACACACCTGCATGGACACGAGAGCATTTGTTGTGACATCATTGATCCAATATGTGAGTGTAGGCACAGACTCAAAATTTAtaacagaagaaaaagaaaagtgacaatcttgtcatcttcttcttgttgttcctttcttttgTTATCACCTGATCATCTCTCGGAGATGGCGCCGATGTAGAGCTAACGTTGCTGCTCCCCCTCCTTAACGACGACTGCCTCTGAGGTagtggtggcggcgccggctgaACCCTCTTAGCTTTCCCAGTCGTTCGACTGCATTCATTCATGCATGTTCAGACAATCAAGAAAGTCTGTTTTCAGACAGCTACAGACTTTTAAGTTGGAAGAACAATGCTTAGTAACATCCTACATTACCCTAGGATGCCGAGTTCAACGGTGGCCTTGTACTGGATGGGGACCTCCATgagcgcggcgagcgcgaaCGCCGACTCCTTCTGCTGCGCCGTCGTGCTCCTCGCCATGATCGAGGTGAAGTTGACGAACTGCATTGAGGGTTGTGTTTGACATCAGAGCACACAGGCTGCATTGTGTTTGGATGGGGAATGAAAAATATGTGGTTCATCTTCAGAGCTCAGGCTgtggatggagcattctttgctGATTGATCCTTCACCTGGAAGTTGTCGAAGTCGCGCGTCGGGAGCTTGTCGTCGAACTTCTGCATGTCCTCCCAGGGACCATCCCCGACCCCAACCAGCACGATGGACAACGGGTAGGAGCTGAGATGAAGTAAGTTTCAGAATTTTATTTTTCACAGTTCATAGACTTGGCGTTGTGACTGTTGTGCATTGTATGTCTTGAGCTAGTTCTACCTTGCCATGACAATGGAGTCCACTGTTCTCTTCTCCTGTGGGCTCAGATCACTGTCACCTGTGTCAACACTCCTAGTCACCTGAACcgcatcaatttttttttacagtcAGTATCCATCCACGGATTCTCATTCTCTGACAATGCAATGCAGTGCAAGCACCTGTCCGTCTGCAACTATGACTAGAACATGGTACTGCCCTCCACTCCGCTCCACGATGTCGACGGCCGCCTCTACGATCGGCGCGAACGACGTCGGCCCTGCCATGGAAGACAAATGCATGGATGACCAATGTATTTTGAGAGATGTTAGCAACAC containing:
- the LOC117861476 gene encoding E3 ubiquitin-protein ligase RGLG4 translates to MGGVFGALFGSHRRAGRAPAVRHRGLATQPSSAYDGGRRRAMLSKKYSYIPDTYTSLDQVAAALRQQGLESSNLILGVDFTKSNEWTGKQSFGGQSLHRLGDTPNPYEQAISIIGKTLAPFDEDNLIPCFGFGDATTHDYNVFSFHHDNSPCHGFEEVLACYRKIVPHLRLSGPTSFAPIVEAAVDIVERSGGQYHVLVIVADGQVTRSVDTGDSDLSPQEKRTVDSIVMASSYPLSIVLVGVGDGPWEDMQKFDDKLPTRDFDNFQFVNFTSIMARSTTAQQKESAFALAALMEVPIQYKATVELGILGRTTGKAKRVQPAPPPLPQRQSSLRRGSSNVSSTSAPSPRDDQVCPICLTNAKDLAFGCGHMCCRECGESLTRCPICRQPIRSKLRLYSG
- the LOC117861479 gene encoding major pollen allergen Ole e 10 isoform X1, producing the protein MASSNVTLLAFCVALTLSLLCNDASASAEAVAQPLRQSHRKVGKSSPDDLKHLNQHDLPFLLLPASQASKTWCVAKPSSEVAALQDNLDFACSESDCGAIQGTGGCTRPDSLLSRASVAMNAYYQARGRNSWNCFFNGTGLITITDPSLGTCKYA
- the LOC117861479 gene encoding major pollen allergen Ole e 10 isoform X3, translating into MASSNVTLLAFCVALTLSLLCNDASASAEAVAQPLRQSHRKASKTWCVAKPSSEVAALQDNLDFACSESDCGAIQGTGGCTRPDSLLSRASVAMNAYYQARGRNSWNCFFNGTGLITITDPSLGTCKYA
- the LOC117861479 gene encoding major pollen allergen Ole e 10 isoform X2 is translated as MASSNVTLLAFCVALTLSLLCNDAASASAEAVAQPLRQSHRKASKTWCVAKPSSEVAALQDNLDFACSESDCGAIQGTGGCTRPDSLLSRASVAMNAYYQARGRNSWNCFFNGTGLITITDPSLGTCKYA